A stretch of Primulina tabacum isolate GXHZ01 chromosome 13, ASM2559414v2, whole genome shotgun sequence DNA encodes these proteins:
- the LOC142523173 gene encoding protein COBRA-like, with protein sequence MEVRCFRSILEFKISAVLLALLLSCFSFTPAEAYDALDPNGNITIKWDITTWNPDGYIAVVTIFNFQQYRHIQAPGWTLGWTWAKKEVIWAMMGGQTTEQGDCSRFKGSIPHCCKKDPTIVDLLPGTPYNQQIANCCKGGVITSWVQDPVNSAGSFQLSVGAAGTTNKTVRVPKNFTLKAPGPGYTCGPAKIVKPTKYITSDGRRVTQAMMTWNVTCTYSQFLAQKTPTCCVSLSSFYNNTIVPCPTCTCGCPSNLTQPGTCVDPDSPHLASVVSDRAKSNSLAPLVQCTNHMCPIRIHWHVKLNYKEYWRVKVTITNFNYRMNYTQWNLVVQHPNFDNLTQIFSFNYKPLTPYQSINDTAMLWGIKFYNDLLMQAGHAGNAQSELLFRKDKYTFSFEKGWAFPRRIYFNGDNCVMPPPDKYPYLPNAGFRKNISLFMLIITVIGSLMKTVDFSFL encoded by the exons ATGGAAGTACGATGCTTTAGATCTATCCTTGAGTTCAAGATATCCGCCGTGTTGTTGGCCCTCTTGCTTTCTTGTTTCAGCTTTACTCCCGCAG AAGCCTATGATGCGCTTGATCCTAATGGAAATATCACAATTAAGTGGGACATTACCACTTGGAACCCTGATGGCTATATT GCTGTTGTTACAATATTCAACTTTCAACAATATCGTCACATTCAAGCACCGGGTTGGACTTTAGGATGGACTTGGGCTAAAAAGGAGGTGATATGGGCTATGATGGGTGGTCAAACTACCGAGCAAGGAGATTGTTCGAGGTTTAAAGGGAGTATTCCACATTGCTGTAAGAAAGATCCGACGATTGTGGACTTGTTACCCGGAACTCCTTACAATCAACAGATTGCTAATTGTTGTAAAGGAGGGGTGATTACTTCATGGGTGCAAGATCCCGTGAATTCTGCAGGCTCCTTCCAACTTAGTGTCGGGGCAGCTGGAACCACAAATAAAACAGTTCGGGTGCCTAAGAATTTCACTTTGAAAGCCCCCGGTCCCGGCTACACGTGTGGACCTGCAAAAATTGTGAAACCGACTAAATATATTACTTCTGATGGAAGGAGAGTGACACAGGCGATGA TGACATGGAACGTTACATGCACATATTCACAATTTCTGGCCCAAAAAACACCCACTTGCTGCGTTTCACTGTCATCCTTTTACAACAACACTATTGTTCCTTGTCCAACATGTACTTGTGGATGCCCAAGTAACCTTACACAACCGGGAACCTGTGTCGA TCCAGATTCACCACACCTTGCTTCGGTGGTTTCAGATCGTGCAAAGAGCAATAGCCTGGCTCCACTAGTCCAGTGCACAAATCATATGTGCCCCATTCGTATCCACTGGCATGTCAAACTAAATTACAAGGAGTATTGGCGGGTCAAAGTCACCATAACTAACTTCAACTACAGAATGAATTATACGCAGTGGAACTTAGTCGTTCAGCACCCGAACTTTGACAATCTAACACAGATTTTCAGCTTCAACTACAAACCACTAACTCCATACCAGAGCATAA ATGATACTGCAATGTTATGGGGCATTAAATTTTATAACGATTTACTGATGCAAGCTGGCCATGCGGGAAATGCGCAGTCTGAGCTTTTGTTCCGGAAGGACAAGTACACATTCAGTTTCGAGAAGGGTTGGGCGTTTCCTCGAAGAATCTATTTCAATGGTGATAACTGTGTTATGCCTCCTCCGGATAAATACCCGTATCTACCAAATGCGGGTTTTCGCAAAAACATCTCGTTGTTTATGCTGATTATCACAGTTATAGGTTCACTGATGAAGACAGTTGACTtctcatttttgtga